Proteins from a single region of Anaerolineales bacterium:
- a CDS encoding chromosome segregation protein ScpA, whose amino-acid sequence MFSQATQNVSNYSIATPVYEGPLDLLLQLIERAELDITKLSLALITDQYLDYIHQLTDLAADEVSAFLVIAAKLLQIKSEALLPRPPQRDPGEEDPGEALARQLIIYKRYREIAMILGEREAKGLHTYLRVAPPPKIEGSYDLTGITIEDVAAAAQEIFTNLSFPDALYSVVPPARVTIREKISLITDSLRHQKSVSFRSLVNHENSRLEIVVTFLAMLELIKRHLVRVSQDGLFGDISLEVSEAWDDLEEIEIEFGE is encoded by the coding sequence ATGTTCAGCCAAGCAACCCAAAACGTATCGAATTATTCTATCGCCACCCCGGTGTACGAAGGTCCTCTGGACCTGCTGCTGCAATTAATTGAGCGGGCAGAGCTGGACATCACCAAGTTATCCCTGGCTCTGATCACCGACCAGTATCTGGATTACATTCACCAGCTCACCGACCTGGCAGCCGATGAAGTCTCAGCTTTCTTGGTGATCGCAGCCAAACTACTGCAGATAAAATCTGAAGCGCTGCTGCCGCGCCCTCCCCAGCGTGATCCTGGTGAAGAAGACCCAGGCGAAGCACTGGCCAGGCAGCTGATCATATACAAACGGTACCGGGAGATTGCCATGATCCTCGGGGAGCGGGAAGCCAAGGGGTTACACACATACCTGCGGGTGGCACCTCCACCGAAGATCGAAGGCAGTTATGACCTGACAGGCATCACCATTGAAGATGTCGCGGCAGCCGCCCAGGAGATCTTCACGAATTTGAGTTTCCCAGATGCCCTATATTCGGTCGTGCCCCCCGCCCGAGTGACCATTCGCGAAAAGATCAGCTTGATAACCGATTCGCTGCGCCATCAGAAAAGCGTATCCTTCAGGTCATTGGTTAACCACGAAAACTCGAGGCTGGAGATCGTCGTGACATTCCTCGCCATGCTCGAGCTGATTAAACGCCACCTGGTGCGCGTATCGCAGGATGGCTTGTTTGGCGATATCTCGCTGGAAGTCTCAGAAGCCTGGGATGACCTGGAGGAGATCGAGATCGAGTTCGGCGAATAA